The proteins below are encoded in one region of Silene latifolia isolate original U9 population chromosome 2, ASM4854445v1, whole genome shotgun sequence:
- the LOC141641185 gene encoding uncharacterized protein LOC141641185 — MWSKVSDFHDIVKIGWQGYIQGSPMFRVVRKLKMLKADLKGLNKTLFSDIERNVEIAYELLLDCQKNLQTNPRDTILMDIEHQTKESYLLLAQAKDDYLRQKAKCQWAKDGDINSAMFHKVIKLRQIQNKVLRVEDAQGRICTKPDDIIHAFVSYYENLLGSNAPTTGFYPHIVERGQQVSISDWDALCKLPCNEEINQVIFSILDEKSPGPDGYTSCFFKASWNIIHTDICASISDFFHSGQMLKQLNSTNLILLPKNDNLVSVKEFRPIACGNTLYKISKEKSDIIPNGLTPDNEATILKHNGFKKGTLPFKYLGVQISHKRLTKLDCNVLVDRMLARIRGWNKRKISYSGRLVLVKSVLATIHNYWSQIFILPIGVIDKIQALCKNFLWEGGEGYSKAPLIAWSTFCKGKEYGGLGLIDTKLWNIAAIGKLVWWLVKKKDHSWIQWVDKLTGQVTAEAILKMKKFTGFIRLLLSSLIATLHCQIWYTRNVCRHEGYIPQPGALISKIQNDCRLRLLGLPLGTLRSEEIEWCKQRGLM, encoded by the exons ATGTGGAGTAAGGTCAGTGATTTTCATGACATTGTTAAGATTGGGTGGCAAGGTTACATTCAGGGATCTCCCATGTTCAGAGTGGTGAGAAAACTTAAGATGTTGAAAGCTGATTTAAAGGGTTTGAATAAGACTTTGTTCTCTGATATTGAAAGGAATGTTGAGATAGCTTATGAACTTCTTTTGGACTGTCAAAAGAATCTGCAAACCAATCCCAGGGATACTATTCTTATGGACATTGAACACCAAACAAAGGAGAGTTACTTACTACTTGCTCAAGCAAAAGATGATTACCTGAGACAGAAAGCTAAATGTCAGTGGGCTAAAGATGGGGACATAAATTCTGCTATGTTCCATAAGGTCATCAAGCTAAGGCAAATTCAGAACAAAGTCTTGCGAGTTGAGGATGCTCAGGGTAGGATATGTACTAAACCTGATGATATAATTCATGCTTTCGTGAGCTATTATGAGAATCTGCTTGGATCAAATGCACCTACAACTGGTTTCTATCCCCATATTGTTGAGAGAGGGCAACAGGTTTCCATTTCTGACTGGGATGCTTTATGCAAATTACCTTGTAATGAAGAGATAAATCAAGTTATTTTCTCAATCCTTGATGAGAAAAGCCCAGGTCCAGATGGTTATACCAGCTGTTTCTTTAAAGCTAGCTGGAACATTATCCATACTGATATCTGTGCATCTATCAGCGATTTCTTCCATTCTGGTCAGATGTTAAAGCAACTGAATAGTACCAATCTGATTTTGCTACCTAAAAATGATAATCTTGTGTCTGTCAAGGAGTTCAGGCCAATAGCGTGTGGCAATACCCTTTATAAG ATTAGCAAAGAAAAGTCTGATATTATCCCCAATGGTCTCACACCTGATAATGAAGCTACTATTTTGAAGCATAATGGGTTTAAGAAAGGTACTTTGCCTTTTAAATATTTAGGGGTGCAGATTTCTCATAAAAGGCTTACTAAACTGGATTGTAATGTCCTTGTGGATAGAATGCTTGCTAGAATTAGGGGTTGGAACAAGAGAAAAATTTCTTATTCTGGCAGACTAGTTCTGGTTAAATCTGTGTTAGCTACCATACACAATTATTGGTCACAAATCTTCATACTTCCTATTGGTGTTATAGATAAAATTCAGGCTCTCTGCAAGAATTTCCTTTGGGAGGGTGGGGAAGGCTATTCTAAAGCTCCTTTGATAGCTTGGTCCACTTTTTGTAAGGGAAAGGAGTATGGTGGTTTGGGACTTATTGATACAAAACTGTGGAATATTGCTGCAATAGGTAAGTTGGTGTGGTGGCTTGTGAAGAAAAAAGATCATTCATGGATACAATGGGTGGATAAG CTTACTGGACAGGTCACTGCTGAAGCAATACTCAAGATGAAGAAGTTTACTGGTTTTATCAGATTGCTGCTGAGCTCTCTGATTGCGACTTTGCATTGCCAAATCTGGTATACCAGGAATGTGTGCAGGCATGAGGGCTATATTCCACAACCTGGTGCtctcatttcaaaaattcagaATGATTGCAGATTGAGATTACTGGGTCTGCCTCTTGGTACTCTTAGAAGTGAGGAGATTGAATGGTGTAAACAGAGGGGGTTAATGTAA
- the LOC141641186 gene encoding uncharacterized protein LOC141641186, whose translation MFLFDGKPIILRSWDPNVKITKVSVKTVPIWVKLVGLDLKFWGVKCLEKLASLVGKFVRVDDLTLEKNLLGYAKIMVEVEVDQYFPDKIKFDDENGQEVIVLLEYDWLPITCQKCKGIGHRTNMCRGRTRVFRKPVNGPTAQAPKQVWRKKPEATVTLDPKEFPTLISPQGVVNKENPPGTVDRIAGLATPTNAKMVDKRGEGSHHPFMLKFGMWNIRGLNSDTKQRDVKWFLYQTEVVMFALIETRVKPGCLNNVVNNVCNGWLFTTNHSCHTGGRIWVLWKEQYVQVDIVEIDSQYIHLKVKDKIGDHIFYATFVYGFNNVGERVPLWNALKSWTITEPWVVLGDFNNVLYSNEKIGKPVKDAEMIPFQDMLDICELQDMKTTGAFFTWTNKQPSETRVFSRIDRVVVNTAWVDLWPDYYAHFGPEGSFDHCPCIISYEADAVQEETIQIF comes from the exons ATGTTTTTGTTTGATGGGAAGCCAATTATCTTAAGGTCTTGGGATCCTAATGTTAAAATCACTAAGGTTTCAGTCAAAACTGTTCCAATTTGGGTGAAACTAGTAGGTCTCGACCTGAAATTCTGGGGGGTGAAATGCTTAGAGAAGTTGGCGTCCTTGGTTGGTAAGTTTGTTAGAGTGGATGATCTTACTTTAGAGAAAAACTTATTGGGTTATGCTAAAATAATGGTTGAGGTGGAAGTGGATCAATATTTCCCAGATAAGATCAAGTTTGATGATGAAAATGGGCAAGAGGTCATTGTTTTACTTGAGTATGATTGGCTTCCTATCACTTGTCAAAAATGCAAGGGTATTGGTCATAGAACTAATATGTGTAGGGGAAGAACTAGGGTGTTCAGGAAACCTGTAAATGGTCCAACTGCTCAAGCCCCAAAACAAGTGTGGAGGAAAAAGCCTGAAGCAACAGTCACTCTTGATCCAAAAGAATTTCCTACCCTCATCTCTCCACAAGGGGTGGTGAACAAAGAAAATCCTCCTGGTACTGTGGATAGGATTGCAGGACTTGCTACTCCAACAAATGCCA AAATGGTTGATAAAAGGGGGGAGGGGAGTCATCATCCCTTCATGCTTAAGTTTGGAATGTGGAATATTAGGGGCTTAAACAGTGACACCAAGCAGAGAGATGTGAAGTGGTTTCTGTATCAAACTGAGGTGGTCATGTTTGCGCTCATAGAGACCAGGGTTAAACCTGGTTGTCTGAATAATGTAGTTAATAATGTGTGTAATGGTTGGTTATTTACTACAAATCATAGCTGTCATACTGGTGGTAGAATATGGGTTCTTTGGAAGGAACAATATGTTCAGGTAGATATTGTTGAGATAGAttctcaatatattcatctcaAAGTTAAGGATAAAATTGGTGATCATATTTTTTATGCTACTTTTGTGTATGGGTTTAATAATGTTGGGGAGAGAGTGCCCCTCTGGAATGCTTTAAAAAGTTGGACTATTACTGAGCCTTGGGTAGTACTTGGGGATTTTAATAATGTTCTGTACTCCAATGAGAAAATTGGGAAACCTGTCAAAGATGCAGAAATGATTCCTTTTCAAGACATGCTGGATATCTGTGAGTTACAAGATATGAAGACCACTGGTGCATTCTTCACTTGGACTAATAAACAACCAAGTGAAACTAGAGTCTTCAGTAGGATTGATAGAGTGGTTGTTAATACTGCTTGGGTTGATTTGTGGCCTGATTACTATGCTCATTTTGGCCCTGAAGGGTCATTTGATCACTGCCCTTGTATTATTTCTTATGAAGCTGATGCTGTCCAAGAGGAAACCATTCAAATTTTTTAA